One window from the genome of Breoghania sp. L-A4 encodes:
- a CDS encoding acetyl/propionyl/methylcrotonyl-CoA carboxylase subunit alpha: protein MFSKILIANRGEIACRVIKTAKRMGIATVAVYSDADADALHVEMADEAVHIGPSTAAESYLVMDKIIAACKQTGAQAVHPGYGFLSERAAFPEALAAEGIVFIGPHRRAIEAMGDKIESKKFANAANVSTVPGYIGVIENSDEAVKIADEIGYPVMIKASAGGGGKGMRVAWNAAETHDGYARAKSEAASSFGDDRVFLEKFIENPRHIEIQVLGDKHGNAIYLGERECSIQRRNQKVIEEAPSPLLDEETRRAMGEQAVALAKAVDYDSAGTVEFVAGQDKSFFFLEMNTRLQVEHPVTELITGVDLVEQMIRVAAGEKLSISQSDVTLNGWAVESRIYAEDPFRNFLPSIGRLTRYRPPAESRTGSVVVRNDTGVVEGSEISMFYDPMVAKLVTHAPSRPEAIEAMGLALDKFVIDGIGHNVPFLASIMKHPRWRSGALSTSFIADEYPDGFKAAEPNAQARSVFAAVALSMEVIRKERLDHLPGRLRPHTGALRADWVVKLDDDLLPVTLVEGFPAVPIEMDIKVADQPVVTLTGDWAPGDALWSGSVDGAPVNVQVRAIANGWRLEWQGYSVAARVMTPRTAELDALMPEKIAADTSKLLLCPMPGLVVSLHVAEGDEVSAGQQLAIVEAMKMENVLRAERDGKVASIKALPGDSLAVDAVIMEFE, encoded by the coding sequence ATGTTTTCCAAGATCCTCATCGCCAACCGTGGCGAGATTGCCTGCCGGGTCATAAAAACAGCCAAACGCATGGGGATTGCGACCGTCGCCGTCTATTCCGACGCCGATGCCGACGCGCTGCATGTCGAGATGGCGGACGAGGCTGTCCACATCGGTCCTTCAACGGCGGCCGAATCCTATCTGGTGATGGACAAGATCATCGCCGCCTGCAAGCAGACCGGAGCGCAAGCCGTGCATCCGGGTTACGGGTTCCTCTCCGAACGCGCGGCGTTTCCCGAAGCGCTGGCAGCCGAAGGGATTGTCTTCATCGGCCCGCACAGACGCGCCATCGAGGCGATGGGCGACAAGATCGAATCCAAGAAATTCGCCAACGCGGCCAATGTCTCCACGGTGCCGGGCTATATCGGCGTCATCGAGAATTCCGACGAGGCGGTGAAGATCGCCGATGAAATCGGTTATCCGGTGATGATCAAGGCGTCAGCTGGCGGCGGCGGCAAGGGCATGCGGGTCGCCTGGAATGCGGCGGAAACCCATGACGGATACGCGCGCGCCAAGTCGGAAGCCGCGAGTTCCTTCGGCGACGACCGGGTGTTTCTGGAAAAATTCATCGAGAACCCCCGCCACATCGAGATCCAGGTGCTGGGCGACAAGCACGGCAACGCGATCTATCTCGGTGAGCGCGAATGTTCGATCCAGCGCCGCAACCAGAAGGTCATCGAGGAAGCGCCGTCGCCGCTGCTCGACGAGGAAACCCGGCGCGCCATGGGCGAGCAGGCCGTGGCGCTTGCCAAGGCCGTCGACTACGACAGCGCCGGCACGGTGGAATTCGTCGCGGGCCAGGACAAGAGCTTCTTTTTCCTCGAAATGAACACCCGCCTGCAGGTGGAGCATCCGGTCACCGAGCTGATCACCGGCGTGGATCTCGTGGAACAGATGATCCGGGTGGCGGCGGGCGAGAAGCTTTCGATCTCCCAGTCCGACGTGACGCTCAACGGCTGGGCGGTGGAAAGCCGCATCTACGCCGAGGATCCGTTCCGCAACTTCCTGCCCTCCATCGGCCGGCTGACGCGCTACCGGCCGCCGGCGGAATCGCGGACCGGTTCGGTTGTCGTGCGCAACGACACCGGCGTCGTCGAGGGCTCGGAAATCTCCATGTTCTACGATCCGATGGTCGCCAAGCTGGTGACCCACGCGCCGTCGCGGCCTGAGGCCATCGAGGCGATGGGGCTTGCGCTCGACAAGTTCGTCATCGACGGCATCGGCCACAATGTGCCGTTTCTCGCCTCCATCATGAAGCATCCGCGCTGGCGCTCGGGTGCGCTGTCCACAAGCTTCATCGCGGACGAATATCCCGACGGCTTCAAGGCGGCCGAACCAAATGCCCAGGCCCGTTCGGTGTTCGCCGCCGTCGCGCTGTCGATGGAAGTGATCCGCAAGGAGAGGCTGGATCATCTCCCTGGCCGGCTGCGGCCCCACACTGGCGCGCTGCGCGCCGACTGGGTGGTCAAGCTGGATGACGACCTGCTGCCCGTCACGCTGGTGGAGGGCTTCCCGGCGGTGCCGATCGAGATGGACATCAAGGTTGCCGATCAGCCGGTTGTGACGCTGACCGGGGATTGGGCGCCCGGTGATGCCCTGTGGAGCGGCTCGGTGGACGGCGCGCCGGTCAATGTGCAGGTGCGGGCCATCGCGAACGGATGGCGGCTGGAATGGCAGGGATACAGCGTCGCGGCTCGTGTGATGACCCCGCGCACGGCCGAGCTTGATGCCCTGATGCCGGAAAAGATCGCGGCCGACACATCCAAGCTGCTGTTGTGTCCGATGCCGGGTCTCGTGGTCTCGCTTCATGTGGCGGAAGGCGACGAGGTCAGCGCCGGCCAGCAGCTTGCCATCGTCGAGGCCATGAAGATGGAGAACGTGCTGCGCGCCGAACGTGACGGCAAGGTCGCCTCGATCAAGGCGCTTCCCGGCGACAGTCTCGCGGTCGACGCGGTGATCATGGAATTCGAGTAG
- a CDS encoding HAD family hydrolase, with amino-acid sequence MGKGNSDTRRSRVLFDLDGTLTDPFPGITGSIRYALERMGAPVPEADALRWCIGPPLPGSFALMLGTEDTDTLDRAVGFYRERFSDTGLFENVVYDGIPEMLEDLISDGFSLYLATSKPLVYASRIVTYFGLQRYFAGLYGSELDGTRAEKTALLAHVLDREGIAPQDAVMIGDRKHDLIGARANGVTCIGVTYGYGARAELEAEGPCALADTPEDVGVQVRAWAVS; translated from the coding sequence TTGGGCAAGGGGAATTCGGACACGCGCCGCAGCCGTGTTCTGTTCGATCTCGACGGGACACTGACCGATCCGTTCCCCGGTATCACGGGCTCGATCCGCTACGCGCTGGAGCGCATGGGCGCGCCCGTGCCGGAGGCGGACGCCTTGCGCTGGTGCATCGGTCCGCCGCTGCCGGGCAGTTTCGCACTGATGTTGGGCACGGAGGACACGGACACGCTCGACCGGGCGGTCGGATTCTACCGCGAGCGGTTCTCCGACACCGGACTGTTCGAGAACGTGGTCTACGACGGTATTCCTGAAATGCTCGAGGATCTGATCAGCGACGGCTTTTCGCTCTACCTGGCCACGTCGAAGCCGCTGGTCTATGCGTCCCGGATTGTCACGTATTTCGGCCTGCAGCGTTATTTCGCAGGCTTGTACGGCTCCGAGCTCGACGGCACCCGCGCGGAAAAGACGGCCCTTCTGGCCCATGTCCTGGACCGCGAGGGGATCGCGCCGCAGGATGCGGTGATGATCGGGGACCGCAAACACGATCTGATCGGCGCGCGCGCGAATGGCGTCACGTGCATCGGCGTCACCTACGGATACGGCGCGCGGGCGGAGCTGGAAGCTGAGGGCCCGTGCGCGCTGGCCGATACGCCGGAGGATGTGGGCGTGCAGGTGCGGGCCTGGGCGGTGTCTTGA
- a CDS encoding diguanylate cyclase — protein sequence MVWDGIERRRMKRLSAPRISTMVFLLAGALIVLSASALLFIGFVATHAANRQAAHNGSRMFENALQERLALMARDQLTLARWDRTVANVVLAFDKAYVQKEMVDSLWYDYGHDRTFVIDPDGRLLAEAVHDEVHFDSNSPVGTDLRTIAAQARALHFANRLTIAGGFGQKSVPGQHIDRIAALGYARIDGIPALVSAMAIVPDDGTVALPEGPPVVLISAKYIDAELLSDLSGQLAFPNLTFQGPELQRRVAHHFVTAADGARIGAFVWDARPPGSHIWTIVIPVITVISGILAIAAFMLARQIARLSSRLEESERRSRHLARHDPLTGLANRLEFDAALAAALAPRTPFTVIACDLDRFKAVNDTHGHAAGDSVLCVVAERLRETLGSAGLVARTGGDEFIMLITGYTDRPRLTVLSHQIIATINEPIILDNDVTTDIGISLGIAVAPAGGTSETRIQAEADAALYDAKRRGRGCAVFAGDEATIGEEKSGDEAGGATDPEAADNQRVSGMHIA from the coding sequence ATGGTTTGGGACGGCATCGAACGCCGGCGCATGAAGCGTCTTTCGGCTCCACGCATCTCGACGATGGTGTTCCTGCTGGCCGGTGCGCTGATCGTGCTGTCGGCCTCCGCGCTGCTGTTCATCGGCTTTGTGGCCACCCACGCCGCCAACCGCCAGGCGGCGCACAATGGCTCGCGCATGTTCGAAAACGCGTTGCAGGAGCGGCTCGCGTTGATGGCGCGCGACCAGCTCACCCTGGCACGCTGGGACCGCACGGTCGCCAACGTCGTGCTCGCGTTTGACAAGGCCTACGTGCAGAAGGAGATGGTCGACTCGCTGTGGTACGACTACGGCCACGACCGGACGTTCGTGATCGACCCCGACGGCCGGCTGCTGGCCGAAGCGGTTCACGACGAGGTCCATTTCGACAGCAACAGCCCAGTTGGAACCGATCTGCGCACGATCGCCGCGCAGGCCCGCGCGCTGCATTTCGCCAACCGTCTCACGATTGCAGGCGGCTTCGGCCAGAAGTCCGTTCCGGGCCAACATATCGACCGCATCGCGGCACTCGGCTACGCTCGAATTGACGGCATTCCCGCTCTTGTCAGCGCCATGGCAATCGTGCCCGACGACGGCACCGTCGCCCTGCCCGAGGGCCCGCCGGTCGTGCTCATCTCCGCCAAATATATCGATGCCGAACTTCTCTCCGATCTAAGCGGCCAGCTTGCCTTTCCCAACCTCACGTTTCAGGGGCCCGAGCTTCAAAGACGCGTCGCGCACCATTTTGTCACGGCGGCCGACGGCGCCCGGATCGGCGCTTTCGTCTGGGATGCCCGTCCGCCCGGTTCGCATATCTGGACGATCGTGATTCCCGTGATCACGGTCATCTCGGGCATCCTCGCCATTGCGGCCTTTATGCTGGCCCGGCAGATCGCGCGGCTCTCCAGCCGTCTGGAGGAAAGCGAAAGACGCAGCCGCCACCTCGCCCGCCACGATCCGCTGACCGGTCTCGCCAATCGTCTGGAATTCGATGCAGCGCTGGCCGCCGCGCTCGCGCCCCGCACCCCGTTCACGGTGATCGCCTGCGACCTCGACCGCTTCAAGGCCGTCAATGACACCCATGGACACGCCGCGGGCGACTCCGTTCTGTGCGTGGTCGCGGAACGCCTGCGCGAAACCCTGGGCTCCGCTGGTCTTGTGGCGCGCACCGGCGGCGATGAGTTCATCATGCTGATCACCGGATACACCGACCGGCCGCGCCTGACGGTGCTGTCGCATCAGATCATCGCCACAATCAACGAGCCGATCATACTCGACAACGACGTGACGACGGATATCGGCATCAGTCTGGGCATCGCCGTCGCACCCGCGGGCGGTACAAGCGAAACAAGGATCCAGGCTGAAGCGGACGCCGCGCTTTACGACGCGAAGCGCCGTGGCCGCGGCTGTGCCGTTTTCGCCGGGGACGAGGCCACGATAGGGGAAGAGAAATCCGGGGATGAGGCCGGCGGCGCGACAGACCCCGAAGCGGCCGACAACCAGCGCGTCAGCGGCATGCACATCGCGTGA
- a CDS encoding DUF1294 domain-containing protein gives MPTIEFATAVVLYALAINLASLLAFAWDKHCARNQMRRVSEQTLLVLAAAGGTVGAVIAQYGLRHKTRKQPFRTYLMIICSIQAIALVAFCAVRLHDAIWTT, from the coding sequence ATGCCGACGATCGAGTTTGCGACCGCGGTCGTACTCTATGCGCTCGCTATCAATCTCGCCTCCCTCCTGGCGTTTGCCTGGGACAAACACTGCGCGCGCAACCAGATGCGGCGGGTTTCGGAGCAAACGCTCCTCGTGCTGGCGGCCGCGGGAGGGACGGTCGGCGCCGTCATCGCGCAGTACGGCCTGCGGCACAAGACGCGCAAACAGCCGTTCCGAACGTACCTGATGATCATCTGCTCGATTCAGGCGATCGCCCTTGTGGCTTTCTGCGCCGTGCGCCTTCACGATGCCATCTGGACAACCTGA
- a CDS encoding pentapeptide repeat-containing protein, which translates to MPSPSFPSATRNITDQTLDRAAIGALCGDPVTLVGCDLEAADLSRLDLEGWEFEGCNLRRTNFEGARLDNTTWTSCRGGFADFTAADLADSRFRSSDFNNARFLRASLSAASFTGCKMTGANLTDVPGLGPTFEETLLAGAILPALSFRKARLKRLDFSQADLTKCDFRDVIFENCSLRDANLADAMFKGADLRGADLGGLRLFDAAAFRGATISREQAGQLLSELGLNVR; encoded by the coding sequence ATGCCGTCACCTTCATTCCCGTCCGCGACACGGAACATAACCGACCAGACCCTGGACCGCGCCGCCATCGGGGCCCTGTGCGGCGATCCCGTCACGCTGGTCGGCTGTGACCTGGAAGCGGCCGATCTCTCCCGGCTGGATCTGGAGGGCTGGGAATTCGAGGGCTGCAACCTGCGGCGGACGAATTTTGAGGGCGCGCGGCTGGACAACACGACCTGGACCAGCTGCCGCGGCGGTTTCGCCGATTTCACGGCCGCGGACCTGGCCGACAGCCGCTTCCGCTCCAGCGACTTCAACAACGCCCGGTTCCTGCGCGCGTCGCTTTCAGCCGCCAGTTTCACCGGCTGCAAGATGACCGGAGCGAACCTCACCGACGTGCCCGGGCTCGGGCCGACGTTCGAGGAAACCCTGCTTGCCGGCGCGATCCTGCCGGCGCTTTCCTTCCGCAAGGCCCGGCTCAAGCGGCTCGATTTCTCCCAAGCCGATTTGACGAAATGCGATTTCCGCGATGTGATCTTCGAGAACTGCAGCCTGCGCGACGCCAATCTGGCCGATGCCATGTTCAAGGGCGCGGACCTGCGCGGCGCGGATCTCGGCGGCTTGCGGCTGTTCGATGCCGCGGCGTTTCGCGGCGCGACCATCTCCCGCGAGCAAGCCGGCCAGTTGCTTTCGGAACTGGGATTGAACGTGCGCTAA
- a CDS encoding S8 family peptidase codes for MLVESDPAAWRKLVSRFGDIRLDPAITALKPDEIRKLQSIAADRDPTYEPADFGLFFEAHGEKVEDMEEFAGALRRWPIMRSVEIELDGPPPLVDASNDPLAVNQGYLDPAPGGVDARFAWTVTGGDGAGQAVVDVEGGWELAHEDLSAHGISLISGTNSTSLLWRRHGTSVLGEMVAVDNTVGCVGIAPNVGSVRVSSIFGSTYSGAILAALPTMNFGDIMLIELQTTASTTPGGDPTYGPIEVVDINYEAIRLATALGIVVVEAGGNGTNNGGTPATNLDTHTNAGGDLILWRDPSNPDFRDSGAIIVAAATSAAPHTRLAYSTYGARVDCYAWGQNVETTSTNSGGSTSLYTSSFGGTSSASPIVAGAALSVQGVFQDANGFRLSPRQVRTLLSDPALNTAPSMAETTAMGMMPNLQQIITTSVGMTPDIYLRDFVGDTGEPHMGSISASPDIIARPVTVADPQASFGAGSGTENASNLGFTVQGGQDNYLYVRGLNQGPVNATGATATVFWSEVSTLVTPDLWNLVGSTAMPTLPTGEVLTCANPITWSSGDIPAEGHYCFVGLLDHPNDPAPGPADFGDWDNFRNFIRNNNNVTWRNFNVEDPAPAPNAEPKGFVAMPFLVPGAFDEPRDFVVEFVGKLPREAKVMLELPVNFLQFMESELKFERIDRGKNLAVAVLPPSGRIRIGRGLMPAKARFRMRLLVAAGIKKKGADYSVAVRQLYRGEEEVGRVTWKLEPGRRDFEKKEAERAGGKADRKAKDRKAV; via the coding sequence GTGCTCGTCGAAAGCGATCCGGCGGCGTGGCGCAAGCTGGTCAGTCGGTTTGGTGACATCCGGCTCGATCCGGCCATCACCGCGTTGAAGCCGGATGAGATCCGGAAGCTCCAGAGCATCGCCGCGGACCGCGACCCCACCTATGAACCCGCCGATTTCGGCCTGTTCTTCGAGGCCCACGGCGAAAAAGTCGAGGACATGGAGGAATTCGCGGGCGCGCTTCGGCGTTGGCCGATCATGCGTTCGGTGGAAATCGAGCTTGATGGTCCGCCTCCGCTGGTGGACGCCTCCAACGATCCGCTGGCCGTCAACCAGGGGTATCTCGACCCCGCACCGGGCGGCGTCGACGCACGCTTCGCCTGGACGGTGACCGGCGGCGATGGCGCGGGCCAGGCCGTGGTCGACGTGGAAGGCGGCTGGGAACTGGCGCATGAGGATCTCAGCGCGCATGGCATTTCGCTGATCAGTGGCACCAATTCCACCAGTCTTCTGTGGCGGCGGCACGGCACCTCGGTGCTGGGCGAAATGGTCGCGGTCGACAACACCGTCGGCTGCGTCGGCATCGCGCCCAACGTCGGCTCGGTGCGTGTGTCGTCCATCTTCGGCAGTACCTATTCCGGCGCCATTCTCGCCGCCCTGCCGACGATGAATTTCGGCGACATCATGCTGATCGAGCTGCAGACCACCGCCTCAACCACTCCTGGCGGCGACCCGACCTATGGGCCTATCGAGGTCGTCGACATCAACTACGAGGCCATTCGGCTTGCGACCGCCCTGGGCATCGTTGTGGTGGAAGCCGGCGGTAACGGCACCAACAACGGCGGCACGCCGGCGACCAATCTCGACACCCATACCAACGCCGGCGGGGACCTGATCCTGTGGCGGGATCCGTCGAACCCGGATTTCCGGGATTCCGGCGCGATCATCGTCGCGGCGGCGACGTCCGCCGCGCCGCACACCCGGCTGGCCTATTCGACCTACGGCGCGCGCGTGGACTGCTACGCCTGGGGCCAGAACGTGGAGACCACCAGCACCAACTCCGGCGGCTCCACCAGCCTCTACACGTCGAGCTTCGGCGGCACATCGAGCGCCTCGCCAATTGTCGCGGGGGCCGCGCTGAGCGTGCAGGGCGTGTTCCAGGACGCCAACGGCTTCCGGCTCAGCCCACGGCAGGTGCGCACGCTGCTCAGCGATCCGGCGCTCAACACCGCGCCCTCGATGGCGGAAACCACCGCCATGGGCATGATGCCCAACCTGCAGCAGATCATCACCACCAGCGTCGGGATGACGCCGGATATCTACCTGCGGGATTTCGTCGGCGACACCGGCGAGCCGCACATGGGATCGATTTCCGCCTCTCCGGACATTATCGCGCGTCCGGTGACGGTGGCCGATCCCCAGGCGTCGTTCGGCGCGGGGAGCGGCACGGAGAACGCGTCCAATCTCGGCTTCACCGTGCAGGGCGGACAGGACAACTACCTGTATGTCCGCGGTCTCAACCAGGGTCCGGTCAATGCGACCGGGGCGACGGCCACCGTCTTTTGGTCGGAGGTCTCCACGCTGGTGACGCCCGATCTGTGGAACCTGGTGGGCAGCACGGCGATGCCGACCCTGCCGACCGGAGAGGTACTCACCTGCGCCAATCCCATCACATGGTCGTCGGGCGACATCCCCGCCGAGGGGCACTATTGCTTCGTCGGACTGCTGGATCATCCCAATGATCCGGCGCCGGGGCCGGCTGATTTCGGTGACTGGGACAACTTCCGCAACTTCATCCGCAACAACAACAATGTGACCTGGCGGAACTTCAACGTCGAGGATCCTGCGCCCGCGCCCAACGCGGAGCCCAAGGGTTTTGTGGCGATGCCGTTCCTGGTGCCTGGCGCATTCGACGAGCCGCGCGACTTCGTCGTTGAATTCGTCGGCAAGTTGCCGCGCGAGGCCAAGGTCATGCTCGAGCTGCCGGTGAACTTCCTGCAGTTCATGGAAAGCGAATTGAAGTTCGAGCGGATCGACCGGGGCAAGAATCTCGCCGTCGCGGTGTTGCCGCCGTCAGGGCGCATTCGCATCGGCCGGGGATTGATGCCGGCCAAGGCCCGCTTCCGCATGCGGCTGCTGGTGGCGGCCGGCATCAAGAAGAAGGGCGCGGACTACTCCGTCGCCGTGCGTCAGCTCTATCGTGGCGAGGAGGAAGTCGGCCGCGTCACGTGGAAGCTGGAGCCCGGCCGGCGTGACTTTGAAAAGAAGGAGGCCGAGAGGGCTGGCGGAAAGGCCGACCGGAAAGCCAAGGACCGCAAGGCGGTCTGA
- a CDS encoding acylphosphatase — translation MDSSEERAPDDEVARAVHVLVSGRVQGVGYRAWCARAASAHGLSGWVRNCSSGDVEAVFSGAPDAVEKMLEACKAGPDWARVVELRVLGTRLSSAAPSRCCRPSEGGNAGAVRYVSGYWFRIAVA, via the coding sequence ATGGATTCAAGCGAAGAGCGCGCACCGGATGACGAAGTCGCGCGCGCGGTGCATGTGCTCGTTTCGGGGCGGGTGCAGGGTGTCGGCTACCGCGCCTGGTGCGCACGCGCGGCATCCGCGCACGGGCTGTCGGGATGGGTGCGCAACTGCTCCAGCGGCGATGTCGAGGCGGTGTTCAGCGGGGCTCCTGACGCGGTGGAGAAAATGCTGGAGGCCTGCAAGGCCGGACCCGACTGGGCGCGGGTCGTGGAACTCAGAGTCCTCGGGACGCGGTTGTCGTCGGCGGCCCCTTCGAGGTGCTGCCGACCGAGTGAAGGCGGGAATGCCGGAGCGGTCCGCTATGTTTCCGGTTATTGGTTCAGGATTGCAGTGGCCTGA
- a CDS encoding FAD-dependent oxidoreductase, whose amino-acid sequence MSRPAPISRRHIIAGLGAGLAAPFVLRSPAARAASGAPIIVIGAGIAGLSAAHALRGAGHTVIVLEANGRIGGRIDTDRSLGVAVERGANWIHGISGNPLTDIAKRAGAALAVTDNESLTVFGARGETIADAELGRAESRYSDMLAEIDEELEASDDQPLATALRDIDAGFLKDPVMRWVSSSTEDDVGAPIEAASAYYFDEDEVFPGADAILPDGYDAVLAPLAIDLDIRLTTPVTRITQGDGRVIVETPDGPVDGAQAICAVPLGVLKAGNITFDPPLPDGHADAIKRIGFGTVTKAAVAFDAPFWPIQTQFFGHLDETRGRWPTTFNLRPSTGRNILMMIATGAYAQRADAMDPGALKADLTAVLRAMFGDGTPEPAGIVASAWSRDPHTLGAYSFPAVGSKAADFDHLAKSVSETLSFAGEHVGFAYHGTAHGAHLSGLKAAATVLQRL is encoded by the coding sequence ATGAGCCGTCCCGCGCCGATTTCCCGCCGCCACATTATCGCCGGGCTGGGCGCAGGGCTCGCCGCGCCGTTCGTCTTGCGGTCCCCAGCGGCCCGAGCCGCCTCAGGCGCGCCCATCATCGTCATCGGCGCCGGCATTGCCGGACTGTCGGCCGCCCATGCCCTGCGAGGCGCCGGACACACGGTCATCGTGCTGGAGGCCAACGGCCGGATCGGCGGGCGCATCGACACCGACCGTTCGCTCGGCGTCGCAGTGGAGCGCGGCGCGAACTGGATCCACGGCATTTCCGGCAATCCGCTGACGGACATCGCGAAACGGGCCGGCGCGGCGCTTGCTGTCACCGACAACGAAAGCCTGACCGTATTCGGCGCCCGCGGCGAGACAATCGCCGATGCGGAGCTTGGGCGCGCCGAATCCCGCTACTCCGACATGCTCGCGGAAATCGACGAGGAGCTCGAGGCGTCCGACGACCAGCCACTCGCCACGGCACTCAGGGACATCGACGCAGGCTTCCTCAAGGACCCTGTGATGCGCTGGGTTTCCTCGTCCACCGAGGACGACGTCGGTGCGCCGATTGAAGCGGCGTCCGCCTACTATTTCGATGAGGACGAGGTGTTCCCCGGAGCGGATGCGATCCTGCCCGATGGATACGACGCGGTGCTCGCGCCGCTGGCCATCGATCTCGACATCCGCCTGACCACGCCGGTGACCCGGATCACACAGGGCGACGGCCGCGTCATCGTGGAGACACCGGACGGCCCCGTCGACGGCGCCCAGGCGATCTGCGCGGTGCCGCTGGGTGTGCTCAAAGCCGGAAACATCACCTTTGACCCGCCGCTGCCTGACGGCCACGCCGACGCCATCAAGCGGATCGGCTTCGGCACGGTGACGAAAGCCGCCGTCGCCTTCGACGCGCCCTTCTGGCCGATTCAGACCCAGTTCTTCGGCCACCTGGACGAGACGCGCGGCCGCTGGCCCACGACCTTCAATCTGCGGCCCTCGACGGGGCGCAACATTCTGATGATGATCGCCACCGGCGCCTATGCCCAACGCGCCGACGCGATGGACCCGGGCGCGTTGAAAGCCGATCTCACGGCCGTGCTGCGCGCCATGTTCGGCGACGGCACGCCGGAGCCCGCCGGCATTGTGGCCTCCGCCTGGTCGCGCGATCCGCATACGCTTGGCGCCTATTCCTTTCCGGCCGTGGGCAGCAAGGCCGCCGACTTCGACCACCTCGCGAAGAGTGTCAGCGAAACCCTCTCGTTTGCGGGGGAACACGTGGGCTTTGCCTATCACGGCACCGCGCACGGCGCGCATCTCAGCGGCCTGAAGGCGGCCGCGACCGTCCTCCAGCGCCTCTAA